From one Trifolium pratense cultivar HEN17-A07 linkage group LG1, ARS_RC_1.1, whole genome shotgun sequence genomic stretch:
- the LOC123902198 gene encoding pentatricopeptide repeat-containing protein At4g38150-like encodes MAFYARRSAISRALIFTFKSNTSPFFNTNLLQCTSRFSTTNNKNIDTKINFSPSDSDSDDENTVTTKPTEKNLPPPYDPFSKKPAIEEPKDPKDLQQIFHKMRNGDGLLNHAAKMFDALSKEGLTHEALELFGQIKDKGQMPDVVAHTAIVEAYANAGQPKEALKAYMRMLASGVCPNAYTYAVLIRGLVGDGKFLKDGKKYVLEMMEKGMRPNAETYAVVFEGLVREEKVDEAVKLLEEMKGKGFVPDEKAVKEVLSNKRGHVFRTVISILFGK; translated from the coding sequence ATGGCTTTCTATGCAAGAAGATCAGCAATATCTCGCGCTTTAATTTTCACCTTCAAATCCAACACTTCACCTTTCTTCAACACCAACCTTCTCCAATGTACTAGTAGATTCTCCACCACCAACAATAAAAACATAGACACCAAAATCAATTTCTCTCCCTCGGACTCCGACTCCGACGACGAAAACACCGTCACAACTAAACCAACCGAAAAGAATCTCCCACCTCCTTATGACCCATTCAGCAAGAAACCAGCAATAGAAGAACCCAAAGACCCAAAAGACTTACAACAAATCTTCCACAAAATGAGAAACGGTGATGGGCTATTAAACCATGCAGCTAAGATGTTCGACGCTTTGTCTAAAGAAGGTTTAACCCATGAAGCATTGGAACTTTTCGGTCAGATCAAAGATAAAGGTCAGATGCCGGATGTGGTGGCGCACACGGCCATCGTTGAAGCTTATGCCAATGCTGGTCAGCCAAAGGAAGCTCTTAAAGCTTACATGCGCATGCTTGCTTCTGGGGTGTGTCCTAATGCTTATACCTATGCTGTTCTTATTAGGGGACTTGTTGGTGATGGTAAGTTTTTGAAGGATGGGAAAAAGTATGTGTTGGAGATGATGGAGAAAGGGATGAGGCCTAATGCTGAGACTTATGCTGTAGTTTTTGAGGGATTGGTTAGGGAGGAGAAGGTGGATGAGGCTGTGAAGTTGCTGGAGGAAATGAAGGGTAAGGGGTTTGTTCCTGATGAGAAGGCTGTGAAGGAGGTTCTTAGCAACAAAAGAGGACATGTTTTTAGAACTGTCATAAGCATTCTCTTTGGAAAATAG